In the genome of Rhodamnia argentea isolate NSW1041297 chromosome 3, ASM2092103v1, whole genome shotgun sequence, one region contains:
- the LOC115756395 gene encoding GTP-binding protein At2g22870: MVVVQSLLPRILHLPILPRPTNALFFLRLSNPKPALNPSSRPFSTLLRSTLVAPPSLDEDADDPLLAAAVPHIPADRLFVPPETDFPAGDGDATSLSARVLKGSNIVLSKYARDAQVVQAEFVKSSVRTEDCPSDGLPEFALVGRSNVGKSSLLNSLVRRKRLALISKKPGKTQCINHFRINDSWYLVDLPGYGYASAPQELRTDWDKFTKNYFLNRSTLVGVFLLIDASIPVKKIDLEYASWLGQNQVPMTLVFTKCDKRKKKKNGGKRPEENVQDFQELIRGFFETAPPWIMTSSVTNLGRDEVLLHMAQLRNYWLKH; the protein is encoded by the exons ATGGTGGTGGTGCAATCTCTTCTTCCACGGATCCTTCACCTCCCCATCCTCCCCAGACCCACCAacgctctcttcttcctccgcctCTCAAACCCCAAACCCGCCTTGAACCCTTCTTCACGGCCCTTCTCCACCCTCCTCAGGTCCACCCTCGTCGCCCCTCCATCTCTGGACGAAGACGCCGACGACCCCctcctcgccgccgccgtcccTCACATCCCCGCCGACCGCCTCTTCGTCCCGCCGGAGACCGACTTCCCTGCCGGCGACGGCGACGCCACGTCCCTGAGCGCCAGGGTCTTGAAGGGCTCGAACATCGTGCTGAGCAAGTACGCGAGGGACGCGCAGGTGGTGCAGGCCGAGTTCGTCAAGAGCAGCGTGAGGACGGAGGACTGCCCCTCCGACGGGCTGCCCGAGTTTGCGCTCGTCGGGAGGTCCAACGTTGGGAAGTCGTCGTTGCTCAACTCGCTTGTCCGGAGGAAGCGGCTGGCTCTCATTTCGAAGAAGCCCG GGAAGACACAGTGCATTAATCATTTCCGGATCAATGATAGCTGGTATTTGGTGGATTTGCCGGGATATGG GTATGCTTCTGCACCTCAAGAACTGAGAACAGATTgggacaaatttaccaaaaactatttcCTAAATCGCTCCACATTAGTCGGAGTTTTCCTTCTCATAGATGCCAGCATTCCTGTGAAGAAAATTGACCTTGAATATGCCAGCTGGTTGGGTCAAAATCAG GTACCTATGACACTAGTCTTCACCAAATGCgataagaggaagaagaaaaagaatggagGGAAGAGACCTGAGGAAAATGTTCAGGATTTCCAGGAGTTGATACGAGGTTTCTTTGAAACAGCTCCTCCATGGATTATGACCAGCAGCGTTACAAATCTGGGTCGAGATGAGGTATTGCTGCACATGGCACAGCTGCGGAACTATTGGCTAAAGCACTAA